A region from the Dysidea avara chromosome 15, odDysAvar1.4, whole genome shotgun sequence genome encodes:
- the LOC136245292 gene encoding uncharacterized protein yields the protein MDRGEVSNSRKIYFSKKSQRFRDLAHSRWSMRLRSHVVSDVSPEHPDTEGENNTNLDDNNPRTRISSETQRVVMEDGNDGNIPGTSSETQMEDGNDVSLTCNTTRISSETQRVVMEDGNDDNIPGTSPETQNIVMDDGTSSEGQILMNAYNGGVPQRSVSVTELYDMTSTESDSTLSTSETDTVDSSSEYCPTPLKKARASPVELGNSVFLCQATQLQEFIDQINATTVCYTPECTGKLIPINVKFLGLGGCAMVKFKCSGCAERMINLTSSVNVAFSNRMACSLAMQVAFIASGLMHSQYNKVLKHGLGMSAVSTKSFYETIKLLHPIVNTMINEMCEMAKGDMKSLDPSAVGSWRSLLQMEHG from the exons ATGGATAGGGGTGAAGTGTCGAACAGTCGCAAAATATACTTTAGCAAAAAATCACAACGTTTTAGAGACTTGGCTCACAGTCGCTGGTCGATGCGCTTGCGCAGCCACGTGGTGAGTGATGTGAGCCCTGAGCATCCAGACACTGAGGGTGAGAATAATACTAATTTGGACGATAATAACCCTAGAACAAG AATAAGTTCAGAAACACAGAGGGTAGTGATGGAGGATGGAAATGATGGTAATATCCCTGGGACAAGCTCAGAAACACAGATGGAGGATGGAAATGATGTTAGTTTGACCTGTAACACTACTAGAATAAGTTCAGAAACACAGAGGGTAGTGATGGAGGATGGAAATGATGATAATATCCCTGGAACAAGCCCAGAAACACAAAACATAGTGATGGATGATGGAACAAGTTCAGAAGGACAGATTTTGATGAATGCCTACAACGGTGGAGTGCCACAAAGGAGTGTGAGTGTTACTGAACTATATGACATGACAAGCACTGAAAGTGACAGTACACTGTCAACAAGCGAAACTGACACTGTTGATAGTAGTTCAGAATATTGCCCCACCCCTTTGAAAAAGGCTCGTGCAAGTCCAGTTGAACTTGGTAATAGTGTGTTCTTATGCCAAGCTACACAACTCCAAGAATTTATTGACCAAATAAATGCCACTACAGTGTGTTACACGCCAGAATGTACTGGAAAACTCATCCCTATAAACGTTAAATTTTTAGGACTTGGTGGGTGTGCAATGGTAAAATTTAAATGTAGTGGTTGTGCTGAAAGAATGATTAATTTAACAAGTTCTGTTAATGTTGCATTTTCCAACCGCATGGCTTGCAGTTTGGCTATGCAAGTTGCATTTATAGCCAGTGGCTTGATGCATTCACAATACAATAAGGTTCTGAAGCATGGCCTGGGCATGTCAGCGGTTAGTACTAAAAGCTTTTATGAAACAATTAAACTTCTACATCCTATTGTGAACACTATGATTAATGAGATGTGTGAAATGGCTAAAGGTGACATGAAATCACTTGATCCATCGGCTGTTGGCAGTTGGCGATCACTACTTCAGATGGAGCATGGTTGA